One window from the genome of Hyalangium minutum encodes:
- a CDS encoding hybrid sensor histidine kinase/response regulator codes for MAVDPLLQGLVAGFAAEAQEVCQKVTMDLLDLERGVLDTDGLTKAYQRLGRYLHTLKGSAASLGLQDLSEIAHKLEDALAPLRATVQQMPRQVVDVLLHGLDIFMLRVHAHADGRGDSLPDYTVALAQLVTEAPPPEQPAALAPPAPAAPAASAAPAAPAVVKPATKPPSPATVTAAATMTSSLDGSRDETHVSESEGAGWRVSSRQVTTLMREVERLREVRLRMEERSRELERVVTLLARQGLLAETAEARTLLSGVGRAMRSDGEETADVVDALEEGLKAITTRPVRTILEPLQRMARDLSRQLGKEARLSVVGAEVSLDRRLLEKLNGALVHLLRNAVDHGLETPSEREKTGKHHEGALTLRIEQQGNLLFLESSDDGRGIDVKGVRQAAENRGVANPEELARMNDNQIRDLIFRPGFSTRTDVTDTSGRGVGLDAVRAAVETLQGRIEVASTLGQGTRFMLTLPVELGSSPVLVVRVFDQMMGLPMLAVEATQLTKMSALRVTRRRAQLEYQGQMLPVVDLGSRLGLRAAHMPSEGQPLMVISAGGKRVALAVDAVVGDRDLVIRPLPAEVRDVPAYQGAATLSRGELMLILRPSWLVSEPATLAPSTPQHRRALVVDDSLTARALHRAMLEAGGFTVHLASSGARALERLQTDSYDVVICDLEMEEMDGEQFIRTVRERPETRDLPVILVSTYESGRERGRAAGADDFLSKRDCAEGQLLKVVLDVMSRRGGRS; via the coding sequence ATGGCCGTTGATCCGCTCCTGCAAGGGCTCGTCGCGGGCTTCGCCGCCGAGGCCCAGGAGGTCTGCCAGAAGGTCACCATGGACCTGCTGGACCTCGAGCGCGGGGTGCTCGATACCGACGGGCTCACCAAGGCCTACCAGCGTCTGGGCCGCTACCTGCACACGCTCAAGGGCAGCGCCGCCAGCCTCGGGCTCCAGGACCTGAGCGAGATTGCCCACAAGCTGGAGGACGCGCTCGCCCCGCTGCGCGCCACTGTCCAGCAGATGCCCCGGCAGGTGGTGGACGTGCTGCTGCACGGCCTGGACATCTTCATGCTGCGCGTCCACGCGCACGCGGATGGGCGCGGGGACTCGCTGCCGGATTACACCGTCGCGCTCGCCCAGCTCGTCACCGAGGCCCCGCCTCCGGAGCAGCCCGCTGCCCTCGCTCCCCCTGCTCCGGCGGCTCCCGCTGCTTCGGCGGCCCCTGCGGCTCCTGCCGTCGTGAAGCCCGCCACCAAGCCCCCATCGCCCGCCACCGTCACGGCCGCCGCGACGATGACGTCCTCCCTGGACGGGTCGCGCGACGAGACCCACGTGAGTGAGTCCGAGGGTGCGGGCTGGCGCGTGAGCTCGCGGCAGGTGACCACGCTCATGCGCGAGGTGGAGCGCCTGCGCGAGGTGCGCTTGCGCATGGAGGAGCGCTCCCGCGAGCTTGAGCGCGTGGTGACGCTGCTGGCCCGGCAAGGCCTGCTGGCTGAGACAGCCGAGGCGCGCACACTGCTCTCGGGCGTGGGCCGCGCGATGCGCTCGGATGGTGAGGAGACGGCGGATGTCGTGGACGCGCTGGAGGAGGGCCTCAAGGCCATCACCACGCGCCCGGTGCGCACCATCCTCGAGCCGCTGCAGCGCATGGCGCGTGACTTGTCCCGCCAGCTGGGCAAGGAGGCCCGGCTCTCCGTGGTGGGCGCCGAGGTGTCCCTGGACCGGCGGCTGCTGGAGAAGCTCAACGGCGCGCTGGTGCACCTGCTGCGCAATGCCGTGGACCACGGCCTGGAGACCCCCTCCGAGCGCGAGAAGACGGGCAAGCACCACGAGGGCGCGCTCACACTGCGCATCGAGCAGCAGGGCAACCTGCTCTTCCTCGAGTCCAGCGACGACGGCCGCGGCATTGACGTGAAGGGCGTGCGCCAGGCTGCCGAGAACCGCGGCGTGGCCAACCCCGAAGAGCTGGCGCGGATGAATGACAACCAGATCCGCGACCTCATCTTCCGGCCGGGCTTCAGCACGCGCACGGACGTGACGGACACCTCGGGCCGCGGGGTGGGGCTGGATGCGGTGCGTGCGGCGGTGGAGACGCTCCAGGGCCGCATCGAGGTGGCCAGCACGCTGGGACAGGGCACGCGCTTCATGCTCACCCTGCCGGTGGAGCTGGGCAGCTCGCCCGTGCTGGTGGTGCGGGTGTTCGATCAGATGATGGGCCTGCCCATGCTGGCGGTGGAGGCCACCCAGCTCACGAAGATGAGCGCCCTGCGCGTCACGCGCCGTCGCGCCCAGCTTGAGTACCAGGGGCAGATGCTCCCGGTGGTGGACCTGGGCTCCCGCTTGGGCCTGCGCGCCGCCCACATGCCCTCCGAGGGACAGCCCCTCATGGTCATCAGCGCTGGCGGCAAGCGCGTAGCGCTCGCGGTGGACGCGGTGGTGGGCGACCGGGATCTCGTTATCCGCCCGCTGCCCGCCGAGGTGCGCGACGTGCCTGCCTACCAAGGCGCCGCCACCTTGAGCCGGGGCGAGCTGATGCTCATCCTCCGCCCGAGCTGGCTGGTGTCCGAGCCGGCGACCTTGGCGCCCTCCACGCCGCAACACCGCCGGGCCCTGGTGGTGGATGATTCGCTCACCGCGCGGGCCCTGCACCGGGCCATGCTCGAGGCGGGTGGCTTCACCGTGCATCTGGCCTCCAGTGGCGCACGTGCGCTGGAGCGGCTGCAGACGGACAGCTACGACGTCGTCATCTGCGACTTGGAGATGGAGGAGATGGATGGCGAGCAGTTCATCCGCACGGTGAGAGAGCGGCCGGAGACGCGAGATCTGCCCGTCATCCTGGTGTCCACCTATGAGTCCGGGCGGGAGCGGGGCCGCGCTGCGGGCGCGGACGACTTCTTGAGCAAGCGCGACTGCGCCGAGGGCCAGTTGCTGAAGGTCGTACTCGACGTCATGAGCCGGCGGGGAGGGCGCTCATGA
- the clpA gene encoding ATP-dependent Clp protease ATP-binding subunit ClpA, whose product MAGPLIAKELQTSFRNALEEARKMRHEYLTLEHLLLALTKDARTREVLKACGANLKRLQERLETFLEETVERLPEDADAEPQQTIGVERVLHRAAMHALSAEQKVIDGGDILVAMFREEESHALYVLQQEGVTRLDLLNYISHGVSKDGSPSEGGGEPRNVPAGEDEDGESSKKSPLEAYTTELNKEAAAGRIDPLIGREKELERTIQVLCRRRKNNPLYVGETGVGKTAIAEGLALHIHEGKVPEVLKGATVYSLDMGALLAGTKFRGQFEERLKGVLKELQEHPNAILFIDEIHTIVGAGATSGGSMDASNILKPALANGRLRCIGSTTYQEFKASFERDRALSRRFQKIEVPEPSVEDTIKILEGLKSRYEDHHGVKYDTDAIRAAAELSAKHINDRFLPDKAIDVIDETGAAEKLKPEGVRTGKVTMADVENVVAKMARIPAKSVSAQEGVQLQNLEKELQGVIFGQDEAIRNLTSTIKLARSGLRSPEKPIGSFLFSGPTGVGKTELAKQLAKVLGVEFLRFDMSEYSEKHTVSRLIGAPPGYVGFDQGGLLTDAIRKHPYAVLVLDEIEKAHPDLFNILLQVMDHATLTDNNGRKADFRNIILILTTNAGAREMSTKSIGFGDVQAPADAKRAKKAIEHTFTPEFRNRLDGWILFSGLSPEVILKVVDKEVGLLQAMLTEKNVKLELTARAKAWLAEHGYDPAFGARPMARMVDNTLKKPLAEALLFGELKKGGVARFDVEGDQLKLKTEPVEAATA is encoded by the coding sequence GTGGCTGGACCGCTGATTGCCAAGGAGTTGCAGACGAGCTTCCGCAATGCGCTGGAAGAGGCGCGGAAGATGCGGCACGAGTACCTCACGCTCGAGCACCTGCTGCTCGCGCTGACCAAGGACGCGCGCACCCGCGAGGTCCTCAAGGCGTGCGGCGCCAACCTCAAGCGCCTGCAGGAGCGCCTGGAGACCTTCCTGGAGGAGACGGTCGAGCGCCTGCCCGAGGACGCGGACGCCGAGCCGCAGCAGACGATTGGCGTGGAGCGCGTGCTGCACCGCGCCGCCATGCACGCGCTGTCGGCCGAGCAGAAGGTGATTGATGGGGGGGACATCCTGGTGGCCATGTTCCGCGAGGAGGAGAGCCACGCGCTCTACGTCCTGCAGCAGGAGGGCGTCACCCGGTTGGACTTGCTGAACTACATCTCCCACGGCGTCTCCAAGGACGGCTCCCCGTCCGAGGGCGGCGGTGAGCCGCGCAATGTGCCCGCGGGGGAGGACGAGGACGGTGAGTCCTCGAAGAAGAGCCCGCTGGAGGCGTACACCACGGAGCTCAACAAGGAGGCCGCGGCGGGCCGGATTGATCCGCTGATTGGCCGCGAGAAGGAGCTGGAGCGCACCATCCAGGTGCTGTGCCGGCGCCGGAAGAACAACCCGCTCTACGTGGGCGAGACGGGCGTGGGCAAGACGGCCATCGCCGAGGGCCTGGCGCTGCACATCCACGAGGGCAAGGTGCCGGAGGTGCTCAAGGGCGCCACCGTGTACTCGCTGGACATGGGCGCGCTGCTTGCGGGCACGAAGTTCCGCGGCCAGTTCGAGGAGCGGCTCAAGGGCGTGCTCAAGGAGCTGCAGGAGCACCCCAACGCCATCCTCTTCATCGACGAGATTCACACCATCGTCGGCGCGGGAGCCACGAGCGGCGGCTCCATGGATGCATCCAACATCCTGAAGCCGGCGCTGGCCAACGGGCGGCTGCGGTGCATCGGCTCGACGACGTACCAGGAGTTCAAGGCGTCGTTCGAGCGCGACAGGGCGCTGTCTCGGCGCTTCCAGAAGATTGAGGTGCCGGAGCCCTCGGTGGAGGACACCATCAAGATCCTCGAGGGGCTCAAGAGCCGCTACGAGGACCACCACGGGGTGAAGTACGACACGGATGCCATCCGTGCGGCGGCGGAGCTGTCGGCCAAGCACATCAATGACCGGTTCCTGCCGGACAAGGCCATTGACGTCATCGACGAGACGGGCGCGGCGGAGAAGCTGAAGCCCGAGGGCGTGCGCACCGGCAAGGTGACGATGGCGGACGTGGAGAACGTGGTGGCGAAGATGGCGCGGATTCCTGCCAAGAGCGTGTCGGCGCAGGAGGGCGTGCAGCTGCAGAACCTGGAGAAGGAGCTGCAGGGCGTCATCTTCGGCCAGGACGAGGCCATCCGGAACCTGACGAGCACCATCAAGCTGGCGCGCTCGGGCCTGCGGTCCCCGGAGAAGCCGATTGGCAGCTTCCTGTTCTCGGGCCCCACGGGCGTGGGCAAGACGGAGCTGGCCAAGCAGCTGGCGAAAGTGCTGGGGGTGGAGTTCCTGCGCTTCGACATGAGCGAGTACTCGGAAAAGCACACGGTGAGCCGGCTCATCGGTGCGCCTCCGGGGTACGTGGGCTTCGACCAGGGCGGCCTGCTGACGGACGCCATTCGCAAGCACCCCTACGCGGTGCTGGTGCTGGATGAGATTGAGAAGGCGCACCCGGACCTGTTCAACATCCTGCTCCAGGTGATGGACCACGCGACGCTGACGGACAACAACGGCCGGAAGGCGGACTTCCGGAACATCATCCTGATCCTGACAACGAACGCGGGAGCGCGGGAGATGAGCACCAAGTCCATCGGCTTCGGGGACGTGCAGGCGCCGGCGGATGCGAAGCGGGCGAAGAAGGCCATCGAGCACACGTTCACGCCGGAGTTCCGCAACCGCCTGGATGGATGGATCCTGTTCAGCGGCCTGTCGCCGGAGGTCATCCTCAAGGTGGTGGACAAGGAAGTGGGCCTGCTCCAGGCGATGCTCACGGAGAAGAACGTGAAGCTGGAGCTGACGGCGCGGGCAAAGGCGTGGCTGGCCGAGCACGGGTACGATCCGGCGTTCGGCGCGCGGCCGATGGCGCGGATGGTAGACAACACGCTGAAGAAGCCGCTGGCCGAGGCGCTGCTGTTCGGCGAGCTGAAGAAGGGTGGCGTGGCCCGGTTCGATGTGGAGGGCGATCAGCTCAAGCTGAAGACCGAGCCCGTCGAGGCGGCCACGGCGTAG
- a CDS encoding response regulator produces the protein MSDNILVVDDSPTVRNIIKIYLMNLRLSILEAEDATRALQLLRLVPVSVVIADINMPGMDGITFVKELRASKEAQLRGIPVILLTAEKGGDLRQRGAEAGANAFIQKPVSHADLTETVRQFLPLAAP, from the coding sequence GTGAGCGACAACATCCTGGTGGTGGATGACAGCCCGACTGTCCGCAACATCATCAAGATCTACTTGATGAATCTCCGGCTCAGCATCCTCGAGGCGGAGGATGCGACCCGGGCCTTGCAGCTCTTGAGGCTGGTGCCAGTGAGTGTGGTGATTGCGGACATCAACATGCCGGGGATGGACGGCATCACCTTCGTCAAGGAGCTTCGAGCCAGCAAGGAGGCCCAGCTGCGCGGTATCCCCGTCATTCTGCTCACCGCGGAGAAGGGCGGAGACTTGCGGCAGCGGGGAGCCGAGGCGGGCGCCAATGCCTTCATTCAGAAGCCGGTGTCCCATGCGGACCTGACCGAGACGGTCCGCCAGTTCCTGCCTCTCGCCGCCCCGTGA
- a CDS encoding chemotaxis protein CheW yields the protein MKTSPPRIPDEAQEGELRDLLPRLPDEAQEQEVRDLLEERAKRLRGLDQAEANREEAVLLVAEFPLGEERYALPLEALRAALPLRMVTPVPLSAPHVIGVLRFQGQVLAALSLASLLGGHGWRQDPAVLLVVDRGDGELCAVDCEAIPRPIGIPVGAVEAARARAEGPIIEVLFGPQQSQQQLVHLIDPARLFIRGGTGARHGR from the coding sequence ATGAAAACCTCGCCGCCCCGGATTCCGGATGAAGCCCAGGAGGGCGAGCTGCGCGACTTGCTGCCCCGGCTCCCGGATGAGGCGCAGGAGCAGGAGGTCCGCGATCTGCTGGAGGAGCGCGCCAAGCGCTTGCGTGGGCTGGACCAGGCCGAGGCCAACCGCGAGGAGGCCGTGCTCCTGGTGGCCGAGTTCCCCCTGGGCGAGGAGCGCTATGCCCTGCCGCTCGAGGCCCTGCGCGCCGCGCTCCCGCTGCGCATGGTGACGCCCGTGCCGCTGTCCGCGCCCCACGTCATCGGCGTGCTGCGCTTCCAGGGCCAGGTGCTCGCGGCCCTCAGCCTGGCCTCGCTGCTGGGCGGCCATGGATGGCGGCAGGACCCCGCCGTGCTCCTGGTGGTGGACCGCGGAGACGGTGAGCTGTGCGCCGTGGACTGCGAGGCCATTCCGCGCCCCATCGGCATCCCCGTGGGCGCGGTGGAAGCTGCCCGCGCCCGCGCCGAGGGCCCCATCATCGAAGTGCTCTTCGGACCGCAGCAGAGCCAGCAGCAGCTCGTCCACTTGATTGATCCCGCGCGCCTCTTCATCCGCGGCGGAACGGGGGCGCGTCATGGCCGTTGA
- a CDS encoding chemotaxis protein CheB — MNTNRPIRVLVVDDSPTMVNTMATLLSQEPRIEIVGRAGDGNRAVSLARLLRPDVITMDLLLPGLDGPAAIAAIMSDAPARILVVSAVADRGADLGFQAIRAGALELIAKPNVTSGEELRKWGRELTNSICLMAEVPVISRRKIREVVPPLLSKGARVDIFGLAASTGGPPALAEILSRLPKDLPVPIVVAQHITEGFTPGMVRWLSQVTPLGVSIARDGERLEPGKVYFPLDGHDLTIDRGLARLSPTRGGPCPSGDLLLSSLSRVYGGRAGGGVLTGMGDDGARGLLDIRRSGGVTMAQDEASSVVFGMPKAALDIGATEQALPLSAMPDFIRNCCLKPSYDRPRGDGA, encoded by the coding sequence ATGAACACGAATCGCCCCATTCGCGTGCTGGTGGTGGATGACTCCCCCACCATGGTCAATACGATGGCGACGCTCCTGTCCCAGGAGCCCCGCATCGAGATTGTCGGGCGCGCCGGAGATGGCAACCGCGCGGTGTCGCTGGCCCGTCTGCTGCGGCCGGACGTCATCACCATGGACCTGCTGCTCCCAGGGCTGGACGGGCCCGCCGCCATCGCCGCCATCATGTCGGACGCGCCCGCGCGCATCTTGGTCGTCAGCGCCGTGGCGGACCGCGGCGCGGACCTGGGCTTCCAGGCCATCCGGGCGGGGGCGCTCGAGCTCATCGCCAAGCCGAACGTCACCTCGGGCGAGGAACTGCGCAAGTGGGGCCGGGAACTGACCAACTCCATCTGCCTCATGGCGGAGGTGCCCGTCATCTCCCGCCGGAAGATCCGCGAGGTGGTTCCGCCTCTGCTCTCCAAGGGAGCGCGGGTGGACATCTTCGGGCTGGCGGCCTCCACGGGCGGGCCTCCGGCGCTGGCGGAGATTCTGTCCCGGCTGCCCAAGGACTTGCCGGTGCCCATCGTGGTCGCTCAGCACATCACCGAGGGCTTCACTCCGGGCATGGTGCGCTGGCTCAGCCAGGTGACGCCGCTGGGGGTAAGCATCGCCCGCGACGGCGAGCGGCTGGAGCCGGGCAAGGTGTACTTCCCTCTGGACGGGCATGACCTGACCATCGACCGAGGGCTCGCCCGGCTCAGTCCGACGCGCGGCGGGCCTTGCCCCTCGGGGGATCTGCTGCTGTCGTCGCTGTCGCGCGTGTACGGGGGGCGGGCCGGGGGCGGGGTGCTCACCGGCATGGGAGATGATGGGGCACGGGGGCTGCTCGACATCCGCCGGAGCGGCGGTGTGACGATGGCGCAGGACGAGGCGTCCTCGGTGGTCTTCGGCATGCCCAAAGCGGCGCTGGACATTGGCGCCACCGAGCAGGCCCTGCCTCTGTCCGCCATGCCCGACTTCATCCGGAATTGCTGTCTGAAACCCTCCTACGATCGGCCTCGGGGGGATGGGGCATGA
- a CDS encoding response regulator, giving the protein MSLPSLLLVDDSDAILALEKAILSGHYALHTASNGREALEKLERLQPAAVLLDLSMPEMDGDEVLQKMKADKERLANIPVIIISSEKGRAEACLGLGAEAFLPKPFRAEDLLSTVATTLENARRRARAGSMLVLRMSAGEQEFALPLDSVREVLLQPALRPLPGGPPFLCMYVELRGAAVCVLDVARRLGQEHRVSLRERMLVIIQVEDMPLALCVDRVQDPEEFGAAEIDRNVGGADHGLLREGLIGMLHVSGGGALPLLDPKVFLSRGLLRELPELLRQGGVRLDA; this is encoded by the coding sequence GTGAGCCTCCCGTCCCTCCTCCTCGTCGACGACAGCGACGCCATTCTCGCTCTCGAGAAGGCGATCCTCTCCGGTCATTACGCGCTGCACACCGCGAGCAATGGCCGCGAGGCGCTGGAGAAGCTCGAGCGGCTGCAGCCAGCCGCCGTGCTGCTCGACTTGTCGATGCCGGAGATGGACGGGGACGAGGTGCTCCAGAAGATGAAGGCGGACAAGGAGCGGTTGGCCAACATCCCCGTCATCATCATCTCCTCGGAGAAGGGCCGCGCGGAGGCGTGTCTGGGCTTGGGAGCAGAGGCCTTCCTGCCCAAGCCCTTCCGCGCCGAGGACTTGCTGTCCACGGTGGCCACCACGCTGGAGAACGCCCGGCGCCGCGCACGCGCCGGCTCCATGCTGGTGCTGCGCATGTCCGCGGGCGAGCAGGAGTTTGCTTTGCCGCTGGACTCGGTGCGCGAGGTGCTGCTGCAGCCGGCCCTGAGGCCGCTGCCCGGCGGGCCTCCCTTCCTGTGCATGTATGTGGAGCTGCGCGGCGCGGCGGTGTGCGTGCTGGACGTGGCGCGCCGCCTGGGCCAGGAGCACCGCGTCTCGCTGCGCGAGCGCATGCTGGTCATCATCCAGGTGGAGGACATGCCGCTGGCGCTCTGCGTGGACCGTGTGCAGGACCCCGAGGAGTTCGGCGCGGCGGAGATCGACCGGAACGTGGGGGGCGCCGATCACGGGCTGCTGCGCGAGGGGCTCATCGGCATGCTCCACGTCTCTGGAGGCGGGGCGCTGCCGCTGCTGGACCCGAAAGTCTTCCTCTCCCGCGGACTGCTACGGGAGCTGCCTGAGCTGCTGCGGCAGGGGGGTGTGAGGCTGGACGCATGA
- a CDS encoding methyl-accepting chemotaxis protein yields MRLSLRFRPSLGLSVKFILVTGGISAVLALILTTVATKRLEENLLSAHAGEGAALALGFTRAVEHTEGSNEVTLQLLVSAFRVQEGVKYIYVEDPSGRVLAHTFKGAPPPGLLNEARISPTGLASEPEARRILPVQVPTLQEGQARAIDVAVPLVGGRGVVHVGISREHIEKRASELPREMLLLALVLVALSVAVAAVFVRTIVRPLRNLTDVAAHIVESGDLTRPIHVTSGDEVGRLAKSFSQMVEKLREVTINLQQAADALKQSTEHLNQSAGEQAQTVSRQAAALQETQVTAQEIKQTSLLAAQKAASVLAVAERADELARSGEAAIELTMAGLNDIRQQVGEIAQKIVELGERTQQIGGITQTVKDLADQSNMLALNAAIEAVRSGEHGKGFSVVAREIRALADQSIQATSRVRELLDDIGSSVSAAVRITERGAERMESGLTQVRTSGQNLKELANIVQDNASAVRQIAAAVNQQNVGISQITQAVNELSKMMDETVARIGSAGEAATTLQIISEQLSSAVQSYRVE; encoded by the coding sequence GTGAGACTGTCCCTCCGGTTTCGGCCCTCGCTGGGCCTGTCCGTCAAGTTCATCCTGGTGACCGGAGGTATCAGCGCCGTCCTGGCGCTCATCCTGACGACGGTCGCCACGAAGCGCCTGGAGGAGAACCTCCTGAGTGCTCACGCTGGCGAGGGCGCCGCGCTCGCCCTGGGGTTCACCCGCGCCGTCGAGCACACCGAGGGCTCCAACGAAGTCACCCTACAGCTGCTGGTGAGCGCGTTCCGCGTGCAGGAGGGCGTCAAATACATCTACGTGGAGGATCCTTCTGGGCGCGTCCTGGCCCACACCTTCAAGGGGGCTCCGCCGCCCGGGCTGCTCAACGAGGCGCGCATCTCTCCCACGGGGCTGGCCAGTGAGCCGGAGGCGCGCCGCATCCTGCCCGTGCAGGTGCCGACCCTGCAGGAGGGGCAGGCGCGCGCCATTGATGTGGCGGTGCCGCTGGTGGGCGGGCGCGGCGTGGTGCACGTGGGCATCTCGCGCGAACACATCGAGAAGCGGGCGTCGGAGCTGCCTCGAGAGATGCTCCTGCTGGCACTGGTGCTGGTGGCGCTGAGCGTGGCAGTGGCGGCAGTGTTCGTGCGGACCATTGTCCGGCCGCTGCGGAACCTGACAGACGTGGCGGCCCACATCGTGGAGTCCGGAGACCTCACGCGCCCCATCCACGTGACGAGTGGGGACGAGGTGGGGCGGTTGGCGAAGAGCTTCAGCCAGATGGTGGAGAAGCTGCGCGAGGTGACCATCAACCTGCAGCAGGCGGCGGACGCGCTGAAGCAGTCCACCGAGCACCTGAACCAGTCCGCGGGCGAGCAGGCGCAGACGGTGTCCCGGCAGGCGGCGGCGCTGCAGGAGACGCAGGTGACGGCGCAGGAGATCAAGCAGACGTCCTTGCTGGCCGCGCAGAAGGCCGCGAGCGTGCTGGCGGTGGCCGAGCGTGCGGACGAGCTGGCCCGCTCGGGTGAGGCGGCCATCGAGCTGACGATGGCGGGGCTGAACGACATCCGCCAGCAGGTGGGGGAGATTGCGCAGAAGATCGTCGAGCTGGGCGAACGCACGCAGCAGATCGGCGGCATTACGCAGACGGTGAAGGATCTGGCGGACCAGTCGAACATGCTGGCGCTGAACGCGGCCATCGAGGCGGTGCGCAGCGGCGAGCACGGCAAGGGCTTCTCGGTGGTGGCGCGAGAGATTCGCGCCTTGGCGGACCAGTCCATCCAGGCGACGAGCCGGGTGCGCGAGCTGCTGGACGATATTGGCTCCTCGGTGTCGGCGGCGGTGCGGATCACGGAGCGCGGAGCGGAGCGCATGGAGTCCGGGCTGACGCAGGTGCGTACGTCGGGGCAGAACCTGAAGGAGCTGGCGAACATCGTCCAGGACAACGCCTCGGCGGTGCGGCAGATCGCGGCGGCGGTGAACCAGCAGAACGTGGGCATCAGCCAGATCACCCAGGCGGTGAACGAGCTGTCGAAGATGATGGATGAGACGGTGGCGCGCATCGGCTCGGCGGGCGAGGCCGCCACCACGCTGCAGATCATCTCCGAGCAGCTCAGCAGCGCCGTGCAGAGCTACCGGGTGGAGTAG
- a CDS encoding CheR family methyltransferase has translation MTGGVDPLLYARARQLISERTGFRDDAIAPEALERLVRAEVGRGRSVSELFAELERPESEFSVAVLRASLVGETYFFRHPEHFRFIAREGVPRVLRAGAIRLRGWSAGCATGEEAYSLAACLLASAPSGLAIEVIGTDLNEASLAVARRATYGAWSRRDSAPHLFPLYRPLDEKQVIIFDSVRNVTTFMSGNLLSPLDAVLGQFHFILCRNVLTYFSPSARELAIQNLFRALAPGGYLFLGTVEVDRHPDGMVRVGPPELQAFHRPLHPELAPPPSYRPPSRSGLPAITPVPLPPGALSGHRPPSRTGLPVVTPAPVPPGAQLPSRPSSTGLPTVAPASPKPPESPTRAPSQLHLVALEHIEQGQMIQATLVLESLVKQYPDYLPGLLELALLRERSGSRSAAYPLMRAVHDRAAVLPPDQIVEGPESLPARFYKASADAYLNLGAAE, from the coding sequence ATGACGGGGGGAGTCGATCCGCTGCTGTACGCCCGGGCGCGGCAGCTGATCTCCGAGCGAACGGGCTTTCGCGATGACGCCATCGCCCCCGAGGCCCTGGAGCGCTTGGTGCGCGCGGAGGTGGGGCGCGGACGCTCCGTGTCCGAGCTCTTCGCGGAGCTGGAGCGCCCCGAGAGCGAGTTCTCCGTCGCCGTCCTCCGCGCCTCGCTCGTGGGAGAGACGTACTTCTTCCGCCACCCGGAGCACTTCCGCTTCATTGCCCGCGAGGGCGTTCCCCGGGTGCTGCGCGCCGGGGCCATTCGCCTGCGCGGCTGGAGCGCGGGCTGTGCCACTGGAGAGGAGGCCTACTCGCTGGCCGCCTGCCTGCTGGCCTCCGCGCCCTCGGGCCTCGCCATCGAGGTGATTGGGACGGATCTGAATGAGGCGAGCCTCGCGGTGGCGCGGCGGGCCACCTACGGCGCCTGGTCCCGCCGAGACTCCGCGCCGCACCTGTTCCCGCTCTACCGCCCGCTCGATGAGAAGCAGGTGATCATCTTCGACAGCGTGCGCAACGTCACCACCTTCATGTCGGGCAACCTGCTGTCGCCCCTGGATGCGGTGCTCGGCCAGTTCCACTTCATCCTCTGCCGCAACGTCCTCACGTACTTCTCTCCGTCCGCCCGGGAGCTGGCCATCCAGAATCTCTTCCGCGCGCTCGCGCCCGGGGGCTACCTCTTCCTGGGCACGGTGGAGGTGGATCGCCACCCGGACGGCATGGTGCGCGTGGGGCCTCCCGAACTGCAGGCCTTCCACCGCCCGCTGCACCCGGAGCTGGCGCCCCCGCCTTCCTACCGTCCTCCGTCCCGTTCAGGGTTGCCCGCCATCACCCCCGTTCCGCTGCCTCCTGGCGCGCTGTCCGGCCATCGGCCGCCGTCGCGCACGGGACTGCCCGTGGTGACTCCCGCTCCCGTGCCTCCCGGTGCCCAGCTCCCCTCGAGGCCTTCGAGCACGGGACTGCCCACGGTGGCCCCGGCGTCGCCCAAGCCTCCCGAGTCCCCCACGCGTGCGCCCTCGCAACTGCACCTGGTGGCCCTGGAGCACATCGAGCAGGGGCAGATGATCCAGGCCACGCTCGTGCTGGAGTCACTGGTGAAGCAATACCCAGACTACCTCCCCGGCCTGCTGGAGCTGGCGCTTCTGCGCGAGCGCTCTGGCTCCCGTTCGGCGGCCTACCCCCTCATGCGCGCCGTCCATGACCGCGCCGCGGTGCTGCCTCCGGATCAGATCGTCGAAGGGCCCGAGTCCCTCCCGGCCCGCTTCTACAAGGCGTCGGCGGACGCCTACCTCAACCTGGGAGCCGCTGAATGA